Proteins co-encoded in one Desulfoplanes formicivorans genomic window:
- a CDS encoding tyrosine-type recombinase/integrase produces the protein MATVLISERVNKNDKSFVVYFRDPLSGKRKYYKTFKTKRDAVAEAARLRVMIDGREYAEMAKIKKKHQLLTFSDVGKLLCEEWDQRVRVGEIQTVTVDGYKIILKQLNKVFGNMILMDIATEKILEYRTDVAMEQTVITSNRRLFVCKQVFARALKEGAIPEDPAASIRYLNESKHKRNKYLSPQQLNKLLSACGRTYGKHYLPAMVLLGAEHGCSKQEILDLRWDDIDLENNLITFYRTKNGMERTMKMMPRMKKALLKWQKHLAHLRKRRNLVNIDASLVFGHVDGTRRKDFRNAWRKACLIAELKDFHFHDLRHTFASNIITSGGDLKDVKEMLGHRDIRSTDRYTHLSALRKEHVQNRLAEHYGW, from the coding sequence ATGGCAACAGTTCTGATTAGCGAGCGTGTGAACAAAAATGATAAATCGTTTGTGGTTTATTTTCGCGATCCACTCAGTGGAAAACGTAAGTATTACAAGACATTCAAAACGAAAAGAGATGCCGTTGCCGAAGCAGCAAGGCTCCGGGTAATGATAGATGGCCGTGAATACGCTGAAATGGCCAAGATCAAAAAAAAGCATCAGCTCTTGACTTTCAGCGATGTCGGTAAACTTCTTTGTGAAGAATGGGATCAGCGAGTCCGTGTGGGAGAGATTCAGACAGTGACTGTTGATGGATACAAAATCATTCTGAAACAACTTAACAAGGTTTTCGGGAATATGATTTTGATGGATATCGCCACCGAAAAAATTCTTGAATATCGAACAGATGTGGCCATGGAGCAGACCGTTATTACTTCCAATCGGCGGCTTTTTGTATGCAAGCAGGTTTTCGCAAGGGCGCTAAAAGAAGGGGCCATTCCCGAAGACCCCGCCGCTTCAATCAGGTATTTGAATGAATCCAAACATAAACGAAACAAGTATCTCAGTCCGCAACAACTTAACAAGCTCCTCTCGGCATGCGGCAGGACTTATGGCAAGCATTATCTGCCCGCCATGGTTTTGCTCGGTGCTGAACATGGCTGTTCAAAGCAGGAAATTCTTGATTTGCGCTGGGATGACATTGATTTGGAAAATAACCTGATAACGTTTTACAGAACGAAAAACGGCATGGAGCGAACCATGAAGATGATGCCAAGAATGAAAAAAGCCCTGCTCAAATGGCAAAAACATTTAGCTCATCTTCGTAAACGGCGAAATCTTGTGAATATTGATGCCTCGCTGGTGTTTGGGCATGTCGACGGAACCCGCCGAAAAGATTTTCGCAATGCTTGGCGCAAGGCGTGTCTGATTGCCGAGCTCAAGGATTTTCATTTTCATGATCTCCGGCACACGTTTGCCAGCAATATCATTACTTCGGGTGGGGATCTGAAGGATGTCAAAGAGATGTTGGGTCACCGGGATATTCGAAGCACGGATCGGTATACCCATTTGTCAGCACTCAGGAAAGAACATGTCCAAAACCGTTTGGCGGAGCATTATGGATGGTAG
- a CDS encoding helix-turn-helix domain-containing protein — protein sequence MSVKKEIFETNPYEIELDRPFYSMKQLADLFSVHRSTISRLLSDGTLPYFLVRGTKRVARRDIALFIDRQIAKTGSQKSSTKENGQWQQF from the coding sequence ATGAGTGTAAAAAAGGAAATATTTGAAACCAACCCGTATGAAATTGAACTTGATCGACCGTTTTATAGTATGAAGCAGTTGGCAGATCTTTTTTCTGTCCATCGCTCGACGATTTCGAGGCTTCTTAGTGATGGCACATTGCCATATTTTTTGGTAAGGGGAACCAAGCGAGTCGCCAGACGGGACATCGCCCTGTTCATTGACAGACAAATAGCGAAGACTGGTTCTCAGAAAAGCTCGACTAAGGAGAACGGCCAATGGCAACAGTTCTGA
- a CDS encoding site-specific integrase, with protein MKVKNIIETAQKIMQEIGEKKLEDKTKNEYMKIFKQITKDKDGFLYEGSKSYYYKKKAALRYCIKQYMVLYLRKMNSNSLDESNLQKNKRMLLYLIKLYQEHGRNTGNCPVKTKSPGKSKRKALRGMPTNWREMMWDRCSNYDYKGALAVLHLTGARPSEIERGVTVIGDENSEFLEFVIKGSKVGKAKQNGQPERRIFINMRGLVYDGSPVDYLLSCVADSGRVVIRAKAKRLNDYVRRLSQKIWPRRKNHISPYCYRHQLSADLKGEGCLPPKISMILGHRSTLSKKKYGTSRQARGNTHIEDVQCSHALRELPSSPFGEQLASNDVDFRP; from the coding sequence ATGAAAGTAAAAAATATTATTGAAACTGCACAAAAAATAATGCAAGAAATTGGAGAAAAAAAATTAGAAGATAAAACGAAAAATGAATACATGAAAATATTCAAACAAATAACAAAGGATAAAGATGGTTTTTTATATGAAGGTTCAAAAAGCTACTATTACAAGAAGAAGGCTGCTTTGCGGTATTGTATAAAGCAATATATGGTGTTGTATCTCAGGAAAATGAATTCAAATTCTCTGGATGAAAGTAATCTCCAAAAAAATAAAAGGATGTTACTCTATCTCATCAAGTTATACCAAGAACACGGTCGAAATACTGGAAATTGTCCAGTGAAAACAAAAAGCCCTGGAAAATCTAAAAGGAAAGCGTTGCGGGGAATGCCCACAAACTGGCGTGAAATGATGTGGGACCGGTGCAGCAATTATGATTACAAGGGTGCGCTTGCCGTTCTTCACCTCACAGGGGCCAGGCCGAGCGAAATCGAACGGGGTGTAACCGTGATTGGAGATGAGAACTCGGAATTTTTAGAATTTGTCATCAAAGGTTCAAAGGTAGGCAAGGCAAAACAGAATGGGCAGCCCGAACGAAGAATTTTTATCAATATGCGTGGTCTTGTCTATGATGGCTCACCCGTAGATTACCTGTTGAGCTGTGTCGCGGATTCCGGACGTGTTGTCATTAGAGCAAAAGCCAAAAGATTGAATGACTATGTACGTAGACTTTCTCAGAAAATCTGGCCACGGAGAAAAAATCATATTTCACCGTACTGCTACAGGCATCAGCTATCAGCAGATTTGAAGGGAGAGGGATGCCTGCCTCCCAAAATTTCGATGATTTTGGGGCACAGATCAACTCTCTCAAAGAAAAAATATGGGACCAGCAGACAGGCCCGGGGAAATACGCATATAGAAGATGTCCAATGTAGTCATGCACTCAGGGAACTACCTTCAAGCCCGTTTGGGGAACAGCTAGCAAGTAACGATGTTGATTTCAGACCATGA
- a CDS encoding HNH endonuclease, whose protein sequence is MPRLSPKLETLRALFARSGNQCAFPGCTHPLVNGDNLFIAQVCHIEAASSGGERFNPDSDDEYRRSYENLILLCYPHHIETDDVDRYPVEKLKEMKLNHEQLFEKSNFKIDEAVLYKLKDQMDEYWEKIERTNKLEHVFQDSGLAMEVNGKASFFEVMQSAHDAIAGIEHLLESFHKSDESLLEDLRAILEKCGLDATVIDAIPYYENPFFNRNWEYHNLGSANWLQRISIDLVHLEVKYLEEYLITNSDDLKAKKRLEELMPVLEEYASNAMHVD, encoded by the coding sequence ATGCCTCGATTATCACCTAAATTGGAAACTTTAAGAGCGCTTTTTGCTCGCTCCGGCAACCAGTGCGCGTTTCCAGGCTGTACTCACCCTCTGGTAAATGGTGACAACCTTTTTATCGCACAGGTTTGTCATATCGAAGCGGCGAGCAGCGGCGGAGAGCGATTCAACCCTGACAGTGACGATGAGTACCGTCGAAGCTATGAGAACCTGATTCTGCTGTGTTACCCCCATCATATCGAAACAGATGACGTTGACCGATATCCGGTGGAAAAACTCAAAGAAATGAAGCTGAATCATGAGCAACTATTTGAGAAGTCCAACTTTAAAATCGATGAAGCCGTCCTTTATAAGCTCAAAGATCAAATGGACGAGTATTGGGAAAAAATCGAGCGCACCAACAAGCTGGAACATGTTTTCCAAGATTCTGGTTTGGCTATGGAGGTCAACGGCAAGGCTAGTTTTTTTGAAGTAATGCAAAGCGCGCATGATGCGATTGCGGGCATCGAGCATTTGCTTGAGTCATTCCATAAAAGCGACGAAAGTTTGCTTGAGGATTTGCGGGCTATACTCGAAAAGTGCGGTTTGGATGCCACTGTAATTGACGCGATTCCCTACTACGAAAACCCTTTTTTCAATCGGAACTGGGAATATCACAACCTAGGATCAGCAAATTGGCTGCAGCGCATAAGCATTGATCTAGTGCATCTCGAAGTGAAGTACCTAGAGGAGTACTTGATCACCAATAGCGATGACCTTAAAGCCAAGAAGAGGCTGGAGGAGCTGATGCCCGTTCTAGAGGAGTATGCAAGCAATGCGATGCATGTCGACTGA
- a CDS encoding autotransporter outer membrane beta-barrel domain-containing protein, translated as MTATGGTATGYYTKQADAFAEAYGIFNKGDGDVYNTGPITLTAMGGTATSNSGSADAYAYAYAEAYGIDSGGDVDNTGAITTIVTGGTATSNSDVDVQVRAYGIDSGGDVDNTGAITVRATGGTAESSTKTASAQATAWGIGSKGDVHNTGAITLTAMGGTATSTSGSVNAFAEAYGISLNMYGSGDVYNNGDLTVTAMGGTATSNSGSADAYAYAYGISTEGGDYVYYNTGDLTVTATGANATLDGSGSFYTFTKAYGIFNEGDGNVDNAGALTVRATGGTVTITSGSANADASAEVYGISNKYDVRNTGAITVRATGGTATSDSGSADADADAYGIIKTYSGDVYNTGAITVRATGGTATSDSGSADASAGAYGIYMDAYYYSGDVHNTGAITVRATGGTATSDSGSAVADVFAYGIVTKGEVYNTGDITVSATGGGTGSSYAFGICFLKGENTLTNTGVIRAFGDKAYEVYLADNSSPTVTLKDTYNMNLDGDPDTGSIYVGYGSTLDLNNALLSLTAVGNDFQWDTEYTIFETNGTGKVNGSFSGTTAKNPAVVAAYHTRGTEDSSDDTVSLSYQPKASPSLTGINQLSSTISLAGNLVGQNMANHFFQPGLAQSDKSASRLYADSGMVMSDASAYSPGATRIVYMTPYYTNMDRDASPVGYDANTIGFMAGYELKYDNRLLGFHFGSAYTDLDFTGTGYSNNSEDQNLLSAGVHAMGAMDEWTLRGRVTGFYAMHDYEGLTGTNLEMDEDADYNTWGINAQVMGGRVFELGEHRILPEVGFNYLWLSRESYTTDADNDAWNVHYSSLDEHQIYSVASLRWLTSTQVGRVEVTPSVAAGVRYLLTDDDMDVDLSLPGSAPVTVTSEQDDLTATLSATVAFTQDDFSLEMTYAGEYNDDTTAHTGLIRASFMF; from the coding sequence GTGACTGCCACAGGTGGGACGGCAACAGGTTATTATACTAAACAGGCTGATGCCTTTGCCGAAGCCTATGGCATCTTCAATAAAGGCGATGGCGACGTGTATAACACGGGACCCATCACCCTGACGGCCATGGGTGGTACGGCAACGAGTAACAGTGGCTCTGCCGATGCCTATGCCTATGCCTATGCCGAAGCCTATGGTATTGATAGCGGTGGCGACGTGGATAATACAGGGGCCATTACCACGATCGTCACAGGTGGTACGGCAACGAGTAACAGTGACGTCGATGTCCAGGTCCGTGCCTATGGCATTGATAGCGGTGGCGACGTGGACAACACAGGGGCCATCACCGTGAGGGCCACAGGGGGTACGGCGGAAAGTAGCACAAAAACTGCTTCTGCCCAAGCCACAGCCTGGGGCATTGGTAGCAAAGGCGACGTGCATAACACGGGGGCCATCACCCTGACGGCCATGGGTGGTACGGCAACGAGTACCAGTGGCTCTGTCAATGCCTTTGCCGAAGCCTATGGCATTTCCCTTAATATGTATGGTAGTGGCGATGTGTATAACAATGGAGATCTTACCGTGACCGCCATGGGTGGTACGGCAACGAGTAACAGTGGCTCTGCCGATGCCTATGCCTATGCCTATGGCATCTCCACTGAAGGCGGTGACTACGTGTACTACAACACGGGTGATCTTACCGTGACCGCCACGGGGGCGAATGCGACCCTTGATGGTTCGGGTAGTTTTTATACTTTTACCAAAGCCTATGGCATCTTCAATGAAGGCGATGGCAACGTGGACAACGCAGGGGCCCTCACCGTGAGGGCCACAGGGGGTACGGTAACGATTACCAGTGGCTCTGCCAATGCCGATGCCTCTGCCGAAGTTTATGGTATCTCTAACAAATACGATGTGCGCAACACAGGGGCCATCACCGTGAGGGCCACAGGGGGTACGGCAACGAGTGACAGTGGCTCTGCCGATGCCGATGCCGATGCTTATGGCATTATTAAGACATATAGTGGCGACGTGTACAACACGGGGGCCATCACCGTGAGGGCCACAGGGGGTACGGCAACGAGTGACAGTGGCTCTGCCGATGCCTCTGCCGGAGCGTATGGTATCTATATGGATGCTTATTACTATAGTGGTGACGTGCACAATACAGGGGCCATCACCGTGAGGGCCACAGGGGGTACGGCAACGAGTGACAGTGGCTCTGCCGTTGCTGATGTATTTGCCTATGGCATCGTAACCAAAGGCGAAGTGTACAATACGGGAGACATCACCGTAAGCGCCACAGGGGGGGGAACGGGAAGTAGCTATGCCTTTGGCATCTGCTTCTTAAAAGGCGAGAACACCCTGACCAACACGGGCGTCATCAGGGCCTTCGGGGATAAGGCCTATGAGGTTTATCTGGCAGACAATTCAAGCCCTACCGTTACCCTGAAGGATACCTACAACATGAATCTGGATGGCGATCCAGACACCGGCTCCATCTATGTCGGTTACGGATCCACCCTTGACCTGAACAACGCCCTGCTCTCCCTGACCGCCGTGGGCAACGACTTTCAGTGGGATACCGAGTACACCATTTTCGAGACCAATGGCACGGGAAAGGTGAATGGATCTTTCAGCGGGACCACGGCCAAGAATCCCGCTGTTGTTGCGGCGTACCATACTCGGGGGACGGAAGACAGTTCGGACGATACGGTTTCCCTCTCCTATCAGCCCAAGGCGTCCCCTTCTCTGACCGGGATCAATCAGCTCTCCAGCACCATCTCCCTTGCCGGAAATCTGGTGGGGCAGAACATGGCCAATCATTTTTTTCAGCCCGGACTGGCACAATCGGACAAGTCTGCCTCCCGTCTCTATGCCGATTCCGGCATGGTGATGAGCGACGCTTCGGCGTATTCTCCCGGGGCCACCCGAATCGTCTACATGACCCCCTATTACACCAATATGGACCGGGATGCTTCTCCTGTGGGGTATGACGCTAATACCATTGGTTTTATGGCCGGTTATGAGCTCAAATACGACAATCGACTGCTTGGTTTCCATTTTGGTTCCGCTTATACCGATCTGGATTTCACGGGGACAGGCTACTCGAATAATTCCGAGGATCAGAATCTCTTGAGCGCAGGCGTGCACGCCATGGGAGCCATGGATGAGTGGACGTTGCGCGGCCGGGTGACCGGATTTTACGCCATGCACGACTACGAGGGGCTGACCGGAACCAATTTGGAAATGGACGAAGACGCCGACTACAACACCTGGGGGATCAATGCCCAGGTGATGGGCGGCCGTGTGTTTGAGTTGGGAGAACACCGTATCCTGCCCGAGGTGGGATTCAATTATCTCTGGCTCTCCAGGGAGAGCTACACAACGGATGCCGACAATGATGCCTGGAACGTGCATTACTCCTCTCTGGACGAGCACCAGATCTATTCGGTGGCCTCCCTTCGCTGGCTGACCAGCACCCAGGTGGGTCGGGTCGAGGTGACCCCGTCCGTGGCCGCAGGAGTCCGCTATCTGCTTACCGATGATGACATGGATGTTGACCTGTCCCTTCCCGGTAGCGCGCCCGTTACAGTCACCTCCGAGCAGGACGACCTGACAGCTACTCTTTCCGCTACAGTCGCCTTTACCCAGGATGATTTCTCCCTGGAAATGACCTATGCCGGAGAATATAACGACGATACAACCGCCCACACCGGCCTGATCCGGGCCAGCTTCATGTTCTGA
- a CDS encoding autotransporter domain-containing protein: protein MFALGEHRILPQVGCNYLWLSRESYTTDADNDAWDMHASSLDEHQVYWVATLGWLTSTQVGRVEVTPSVAAGVRYLLTDDDMDVDLSVPGAAPVTVTSEQDDLTATLSATVAFTQDDFSLEMTYAGEYNDDTTAHTGLIRASFMF, encoded by the coding sequence GTGTTTGCGTTGGGAGAGCACCGCATCCTGCCCCAGGTGGGATGCAATTATCTCTGGCTCTCCAGGGAGAGCTACACAACGGATGCCGACAATGATGCCTGGGACATGCACGCCTCGTCTCTTGACGAGCACCAGGTCTATTGGGTGGCCACCCTTGGCTGGCTGACCAGCACCCAGGTGGGTCGGGTCGAGGTGACTCCGTCCGTGGCCGCGGGAGTCCGTTATCTGCTTACCGACGATGACATGGATGTTGACCTGTCTGTTCCCGGAGCAGCGCCCGTTACAGTCACCTCCGAGCAGGACGACCTGACAGCTACTCTTTCCGCTACAGTCGCCTTTACCCAGGATGATTTCTCCCTGGAAATGACCTATGCCGGAGAATACAACGACGATACAACCGCCCACACCGGTCTGATCCGGGCCAGCTTCATGTTCTGA
- a CDS encoding LuxR C-terminal-related transcriptional regulator translates to MYTSSSQVDTSVLYFSQRLMDALAVIHAGPATYIHAPMGYGKTVAVRTYLETHKARSIWVSVLTRDQCSFWQDFCHVLRRTLPRETAVLEDLEKLGYPTDPSKMDAARRMFARLAFPAETVLVFDDVHLLPDAEEERLFRFCLLLIRQGFGHPIVFISRHAPGKEYAESLLKGMIAEINPLLFVFSKEEIAAYFRHCGIPLKDAEAAHLLKATGGWISALYLSLLHYIRQGQLAPPFEVADLLASQVFDRLQDETRELLLVLSPLESFAIPQARLFCDNAENVLGDVFQRNAFVSYDPITGHYMLHAMFRQFLLARFDRLPVGKKQAICLRHAEWLVDHEEVRKSIKLLGRVSDSTKALELLNTFVERLPVTEGNGLLLALFRSFDPALMERYPDVMFRYAMAALCAGDMPVFSDVLDRLGRYCASLPEDGREANGWRGELELLFALTKYNDIEAMSVHHKRAAVFFDRSGTRKSRLFGQDPWTLGSPSVLYMFYRQSGALEETVAQMRGCLPYYSALTGMHGAGAEDVILAEARYNAGRFSSAAIACHQALTATQKHGQIGLEICARFLLARLDMQQGQYDKAIKQLETMRHRVEAARAFSLLRTLDLYTGLLHVDIQRPEKIPSWLLQEGEDDLYAFAGGCSYLVLGSALLQSGKHAELVGRFSRLLREGTFSKNLLFTIHAHLFMAAGNTGLGFWAEAEAALFSALDLALPDRLYMPFVTIAVFLPQLKSLKTHKTYGHGIRRILQLSFSFEKARNSIVSRYFCEETLLLTPRERELVQLAMTGMTYKKIAAATGLAPNSVKRYFATLYKKLGVSSREQLMQYLADNKGSSL, encoded by the coding sequence ATGTATACGAGCTCTTCCCAGGTGGACACTTCGGTTCTTTATTTCAGTCAAAGACTGATGGATGCCCTTGCGGTCATTCATGCCGGTCCGGCCACCTACATCCATGCCCCCATGGGGTACGGAAAGACCGTTGCCGTGCGGACATACCTTGAAACCCACAAGGCCCGGTCCATCTGGGTCTCCGTATTGACCCGTGATCAATGTTCTTTTTGGCAGGATTTTTGTCACGTCCTGCGCAGGACCCTGCCCCGGGAGACCGCTGTTCTGGAAGATCTGGAAAAGCTCGGCTACCCCACTGATCCCTCGAAAATGGACGCGGCCAGGCGGATGTTCGCTCGACTGGCGTTCCCGGCTGAAACCGTTCTGGTTTTTGATGACGTACACCTTTTGCCGGATGCCGAGGAAGAGCGATTGTTCCGGTTCTGTCTGCTTCTTATCCGGCAGGGCTTTGGCCATCCCATTGTCTTTATTTCCCGCCACGCCCCGGGCAAAGAGTATGCGGAATCCCTGCTCAAGGGAATGATCGCTGAAATCAACCCGTTGCTGTTTGTTTTCAGCAAGGAAGAGATAGCGGCCTATTTCAGGCATTGTGGCATACCGTTGAAAGATGCGGAAGCCGCACATCTGCTCAAGGCCACTGGCGGATGGATAAGCGCGTTGTATCTGTCCCTGCTGCATTACATCCGGCAGGGACAACTGGCGCCTCCCTTTGAAGTGGCAGATCTGCTGGCGAGCCAGGTCTTTGACAGGCTTCAGGATGAGACACGAGAACTGCTGCTCGTTCTCTCTCCCCTGGAGAGCTTTGCCATTCCCCAGGCCAGGCTGTTTTGCGACAATGCGGAAAACGTTCTTGGAGATGTCTTTCAGCGCAACGCCTTTGTCAGCTACGATCCCATCACCGGGCATTACATGCTTCATGCCATGTTCCGGCAATTCCTGCTTGCGCGGTTTGACAGACTCCCCGTGGGAAAAAAACAGGCGATCTGCCTGCGTCATGCCGAATGGCTGGTGGACCATGAAGAGGTACGTAAATCCATCAAGCTCCTGGGCAGAGTCAGTGATTCCACCAAGGCCCTTGAGCTGTTGAACACGTTTGTGGAGCGTCTGCCGGTCACAGAAGGCAATGGCCTGTTGCTGGCCCTTTTTCGTTCATTTGATCCGGCACTGATGGAAAGGTATCCCGACGTGATGTTTCGCTATGCCATGGCCGCCCTTTGTGCCGGGGACATGCCGGTCTTTTCGGACGTGCTGGATCGTTTGGGGCGCTATTGCGCGTCACTGCCTGAAGACGGGCGGGAAGCCAACGGCTGGCGGGGAGAGCTGGAGCTTTTGTTCGCTCTTACCAAGTACAATGATATCGAGGCCATGTCGGTTCATCACAAACGGGCGGCAGTTTTTTTTGACCGGTCCGGAACCAGGAAAAGTCGCCTTTTTGGACAGGACCCGTGGACATTGGGCTCTCCTTCGGTGCTGTATATGTTTTATCGCCAGAGCGGGGCACTGGAGGAAACGGTTGCCCAGATGCGTGGATGTCTGCCGTATTATTCGGCGTTGACCGGCATGCATGGAGCCGGTGCGGAAGACGTCATCCTGGCCGAGGCCCGTTACAATGCCGGGAGGTTTAGTTCTGCAGCCATAGCCTGTCACCAGGCTCTGACTGCGACGCAAAAGCATGGTCAGATCGGTCTTGAGATCTGCGCCCGCTTTCTGCTGGCCCGGCTCGATATGCAGCAGGGCCAGTATGACAAAGCCATCAAGCAGTTGGAAACCATGCGCCACCGCGTGGAGGCGGCACGGGCCTTTTCCCTGTTGCGGACGTTGGACCTCTATACCGGTCTACTGCATGTTGACATCCAACGACCGGAGAAGATTCCCTCCTGGCTGCTGCAGGAAGGAGAGGATGATCTGTATGCCTTTGCCGGAGGGTGCTCGTACCTGGTACTGGGCAGTGCCCTGCTGCAGAGCGGAAAACATGCGGAGCTGGTCGGCCGATTTTCCCGGCTGCTGCGGGAAGGAACGTTCAGCAAGAATCTTTTGTTCACCATCCATGCGCACTTGTTTATGGCTGCGGGCAATACCGGTCTGGGATTTTGGGCGGAGGCGGAGGCGGCACTTTTTTCAGCCCTTGATCTGGCTCTGCCCGACAGACTGTACATGCCCTTTGTGACGATTGCTGTTTTTTTGCCGCAACTGAAAAGTCTCAAGACCCACAAAACATACGGCCATGGCATCCGGCGCATTTTGCAACTCTCCTTTTCGTTTGAGAAAGCCCGCAACAGCATCGTGTCCCGATATTTTTGCGAGGAGACCCTTTTGCTCACTCCCCGGGAACGCGAACTTGTCCAGCTGGCCATGACAGGCATGACTTATAAAAAGATAGCCGCTGCCACCGGTCTGGCCCCCAATTCCGTCAAACGCTACTTTGCCACCCTGTACAAGAAGCTCGGCGTCAGCAGCAGGGAACAGCTGATGCAGTATCTTGCCGACAACAAGGGAAGTTCCTTGTAG
- a CDS encoding peptidoglycan-binding domain-containing protein has product MKWKQIFLMAMAAVFLTACTHKQMPQQVTVLQQELGQKQAQIEKLQKTSAEKDASLSKYKKELMQKDQALAKMSAQKAPAMESQMKMMPPEAVLLPPQAKVGECYARVFVSPVYTTEKERVLRKGESETLTVIPAKYGEKEERVLVKEASEKLTTIPAQYEWRTEKVLVSEASTRLVTVPAVYEWQEERILLKPAHKEWKKGRGPTERVDNTTGEIMCLVEVPAVYKTVRKQIMVTPPTTKEVTIPAQYKTVKKRVLVAEPRVERVVIPAQYKTVKVRTLLEPARTAVTKVPAEYATVTRTVKTTEGHLEWKRILCETNTTPDVIAKIQNALAAKGYDPGPLDGIYGPLTKKSMVKYQQDNKLATGAVTYETLEHLGLIR; this is encoded by the coding sequence ATGAAATGGAAACAGATTTTCCTCATGGCCATGGCTGCGGTCTTTCTGACCGCGTGTACGCACAAACAAATGCCGCAACAGGTGACGGTCCTCCAGCAGGAACTCGGACAAAAACAGGCCCAGATTGAAAAACTCCAAAAGACTTCTGCCGAAAAAGACGCATCCCTGTCCAAGTACAAAAAAGAATTAATGCAGAAAGACCAGGCTCTTGCAAAAATGAGTGCCCAGAAGGCCCCGGCCATGGAATCGCAGATGAAGATGATGCCCCCCGAAGCGGTTCTTCTGCCTCCTCAAGCCAAAGTCGGCGAATGTTACGCCCGGGTCTTTGTGTCGCCTGTTTACACCACCGAAAAGGAACGTGTCCTGAGAAAGGGAGAATCCGAAACCCTGACGGTCATTCCCGCAAAATACGGGGAAAAGGAAGAACGGGTGCTGGTCAAGGAAGCTTCGGAAAAGTTGACCACCATCCCGGCTCAATATGAATGGAGAACAGAAAAGGTTCTGGTATCCGAGGCCTCGACACGCCTGGTCACCGTACCTGCTGTTTATGAATGGCAGGAAGAAAGAATTTTGCTCAAGCCCGCCCACAAGGAATGGAAAAAGGGTCGGGGACCCACGGAAAGGGTCGACAATACCACGGGTGAAATCATGTGTCTGGTGGAAGTTCCAGCTGTGTACAAAACCGTCAGAAAACAGATCATGGTAACGCCTCCCACAACCAAGGAAGTCACCATCCCGGCCCAGTACAAGACCGTTAAAAAACGCGTGCTTGTTGCAGAACCCCGGGTTGAACGGGTGGTCATCCCGGCCCAGTACAAGACCGTCAAGGTAAGAACGCTTCTTGAACCGGCGCGAACCGCAGTGACAAAAGTCCCTGCCGAGTACGCAACCGTGACGCGTACGGTCAAAACAACAGAAGGCCATCTGGAATGGAAGCGCATCCTGTGTGAAACCAACACCACCCCCGATGTCATTGCCAAAATCCAGAACGCTCTGGCAGCCAAAGGATACGATCCCGGCCCCCTGGACGGCATCTACGGACCCTTGACCAAGAAAAGCATGGTCAAATACCAGCAGGATAACAAGCTGGCCACGGGTGCAGTCACGTATGAAACCCTGGAACACCTCGGTCTCATCCGCTAA
- a CDS encoding metallophosphoesterase family protein has protein sequence MIILAGDCHGDFREVLATVAGYSPDTIAGIFFLGDQTPNRPLEQELAPLGTQLLARTWFILGNHDSDHPRFLRNHLGMWDHHLHNKVITVDGVRMGGVSGIFRKDIWYPPEKALWQDRTSLGKHELFEGQLPLKHWTTIFPEDLAAPWEPMDILLTHEAPGSHAYGFDVLDHFARRRGVQWIFHGHHHEDSMGTLAPGIQVVGLGLCQCMVWDPSMLTHAHAAVSRSGSVT, from the coding sequence ATGATCATTCTTGCGGGAGACTGCCATGGAGATTTCCGGGAAGTGCTGGCAACCGTTGCAGGGTATTCCCCGGACACCATTGCGGGCATTTTTTTTCTGGGAGATCAAACTCCCAACCGCCCTCTTGAACAGGAGCTGGCCCCTCTGGGAACACAGCTCCTTGCCAGAACGTGGTTTATCCTGGGGAACCATGATTCGGATCACCCGCGTTTTTTGCGCAATCATCTGGGCATGTGGGACCATCATCTTCACAACAAGGTGATCACCGTGGATGGAGTGCGTATGGGCGGCGTGTCCGGGATATTCCGCAAAGACATATGGTATCCTCCGGAAAAGGCGCTTTGGCAGGATCGCACCTCCTTGGGGAAGCATGAGCTGTTTGAAGGCCAGCTTCCCTTGAAACACTGGACAACCATTTTTCCCGAGGATCTTGCTGCCCCTTGGGAGCCCATGGACATCCTGCTCACCCATGAAGCACCGGGTTCTCATGCGTACGGATTCGATGTTCTTGATCATTTTGCACGGAGGAGGGGCGTTCAATGGATTTTTCATGGGCACCACCATGAAGACTCCATGGGAACCCTTGCCCCGGGAATCCAGGTGGTTGGGCTGGGGCTTTGCCAGTGCATGGTGTGGGATCCCTCCATGCTCACACACGCCCACGCAGCGGTGAGCCGTTCCGGTTCTGTGACCTGA